One Alkalihalobacillus sp. TS-13 genomic window, CCGCCATCGACTCCCCCATGACCGGCATCCAGTACGATGATTTTTCCTGTTAACGGAAGACTCCATGTAGACCAGGAATCGTTCGAATGTAATTGTTGTTGGATTACATATAATAAAAGTGCAGCACAAAAACCAATCAGACCCCATATAAGCCATTTTTTCCGCTTCACCATATTCCCTCCCGCATCCCACTACTTGTATATATGTATGGGACAAGTGGAGGAAATATACCATTTCAAATTAGTGAAGCCGCATGCGATATCTTCGCTGCCCGTTTTCGTATCCTTCTCTCCACCATCGCTGGACGAAAGCGTCACAGCACATGTGAAGGGATTCGAGTACATGATCAGGGGTATAGCTCCAGAATTGCCAGTATTCGAATAGTGTGTCATACAAACGCTTCTCAGAAGCTGCACTGCGCTCTTTGATGCTGTCAAGCGATTCACCGTGGTAGCCGAACTTACTGTATTCAGCCCCTAATAAATACGCTTCAATTGCTATATCAATGCATGTATCCTGGATTTCATCTTGGAACAATAAACTATATTGTAAAAACGGGAAGAATAACCTTTGGAATTCGGTTTTGATCCCATTCAAGGAAAGTTCACGTAATACTTTT contains:
- a CDS encoding DUF2521 family protein; its protein translation is MNVITTFRDRQYKKRITFERKVLRELSLNGIKTEFQRLFFPFLQYSLLFQDEIQDTCIDIAIEAYLLGAEYSKFGYHGESLDSIKERSAASEKRLYDTLFEYWQFWSYTPDHVLESLHMCCDAFVQRWWREGYENGQRRYRMRLH